AAGCCCCTCCCAGCCCAACATGGGCAGTGCCACTTTAAACATGGTGCCTCCTCGACCTGAAGTGTATAGCCAGCCTTTTCCGCAGTCAAACCATGGCCAAAACATTTATCAGAATCAAAGTCAAAATGTCGTCAATTCGAGTTTTCCTGATTTTGACTATAATTGGATTAGCAACTTGAGTGAAAGCAATGAGCAAGTTTCAGCTGAAAATATCCATCCACATGCCACAGGGTCCAACAAAGAGCCCACATCAGTCGAGCAGTTTAGTTCCTACTATGCTGAAAACACCGAACTACACCAGAAGGACCATGATTATGAGAGCTGGTTGTTCGGCCAATCTGATGCAGTAGTCTCTGAAGATTGTGTTCctgctgatctgaatgtcttttCTTCTGAACCTTTTGCTTTTGATGCAGGTATGCTTTGTTTCGATTTTGAAACATATTGGAATGGTCTGGCAAATGTGTAGCCACAATTGCTAATTGTGCTTATTGAAAGTTGTTAAAGCTGGGCCTTTTGCGTTTTGACAACAAAATCACTGTTGGgtactgaaaaaaaaaaaggagctttTAAACTGTACAATCATTTTAGACTACAAGTGCACAAATTATCCATGAGACAAATGATTTTGTAGAGACTAGAGAGGATGACTGTTTTGTAGTCTTGTATTTTTATGGATACAGAAATCATGTGTTGGTCACTGCTCAATTGCCCGCCACCCAGCGCCCCaccccacacacacacacacacatttctGTGAtcgcacacacatatatatatataattctgatAAATGAGGTTAAGCAAGTGTTAGAGAGACCTTTCCAGAATTCCAGTATTGTTTTGGAAGTAGATTGATCTTATGGTTTTACTCATCGCAATCAAGTATATTTCATTCTTTTCGCCCTTGAGTTGATTCAAAACTTGAAAGTTACAGAAGTCATCTAaagcataattaatttatttGGCTTCTGATAGGACAATTCCTATCATTGGATTCCTTGATATTGGTGATCTTGTACAAAAATTGACCACCCGAACATTTGTCAAGCCATCTATAGTTGATGCTGATGGTAAATCAAAACTATCATCTCAAGTTGAAGAAGTTCTAAACTAGCATACTACATATGTGGCCTAAAACCGCATTCTCATTCCTAATGCACTATTCCAATAGACAATTTCGTGACTCCTTCATTAGAAACTGTAGATGTTCCTATGACCAGATTTGTTATGTGTGTTAAATTTTGTTTAGAATTAGAATTTTGTTCATAATTAGATGAATAGGTTCTGTGACTCCTTCATTATAACCTGTTCATTATAACCTGTTGAGGTTGTCATGAGCAAATTTGTTATATCTGCTAAATTTTGTTCAGAATTAGACTCAGATGAGTAATTCGTCTCATCTTCTGTTAAATCAGGCATTTTGACTGAAATGGCCATCTCTTGAGGTGGAGGATTAGGAGACataaattttttgttttaaaaataattttaataaaaagttaaaatttttataaaaataatgacTGGTAAAATATAGAACCATGTATTTTTGCTTTTCTCTTGTTTCTGaaaaaaatgaatataaaattttccttcattttaatttttcacactTCATCACTATTGAGACATGTGGAGAGACTAGAGAGGGAGGGATAGGGTAGGAtggagagaagaaaagaaaaaaaaatcaattaataaaattttgatatttaaattttaaggtcGCATATCTATCATTATGATTATATAAGTTGttttatatttcaatttttttaaaagaaaaaaacaaatAGAAGTTGTCATGCTTTCAACTTCGACTTCGGTACAATGACAATTAAATTAGATTCATTtatatgtaaaattaaaaaaaaaaattaaatctccATTTGCATGTAACAGTATAGTAATTACacgattaatttttataatttatctctaaattttatcttatattttatttctattttttaatttcaatgaattaataaaaaatttttaaattttaactttcTTCATTGTGATgacatttttattttttgaaataagTTTAAATAGTAATTGAAATGATCGTTTTTTTGAATgtaagaaaaaaagagaaaaatataattttattattttttaaaattaaaaacttactatagtaaattatagtgattattgtgaaataaaattaaaatttataatttttttaataataaattaaaattataagaaaaaaataaaatatagagtaaAATTCAATGATAAACTATAAAAAAATTAGCTGTATTTACAAACAACTAATTGAGAAGAAGGGGAAAATATATGTTCATAATACTAAAAGAATTTGTAAAATTTCTTTCACAAAATACTTaaattctttatttttccttttaaaaaatACCATAACTTATACATTTTTTAATAATCACAGTAATATACTGAATTAAGATTTTCTTCtataattactttattactttatttttctttctacAATATATGAATTGTTTTTATCATTTAAGggcatttattttttatttgattttaataatgaaaatttaaaattttaaggttttagaaatagttttaatattattaaattaaaatttaataatatttaaatatagttattgACAAAATAAGATATGCTTTCATTTTAACAAAGTAAGCATAAAAACCTCTTGGGTTAATTATAAAAATACCTCtaaagatttatttttaaaacaCTTTGGaccttattattttaaaaattaatacttTTAATTCTTGTATTTGAAAATTAGAAggttttgataaattaaaatatattatattcatttattttgcaaaaaatatttttttatattttttacagTTTTAAGAcattatcaaaattaattaatgaaaaatatatttttcttattggaGGAAAAAccaaatcattttttttaaataactatttctttctaaaagaaaaatcattaatatatatatatatatatatatatatatatatatatatatatttatatatatataatttaatattatttttaaaaatttttattgaaaatattttttataaaaaatatttttttatataaattatttttttgttaaataaagagtaaattatgattaaattttagattagtgattagttttgggattaaaaatattaattttgaagtggaatatggtatattttaatataaaatttttagcaGTTAATTggttttaatataatatatttatattttctaaaaaaaaattatattttcagtGCAGAGCAGCCGCTCCGAGTTCGTGGCGTTGGCGGACAGCGAAAAAGAAGAGCAGAAGAGAAATGGCGCTGTGGCTGGAAACTGGGTCTGAACCCAAAACGGAAAGCGAGATTGCTGACCTTCAAGCTATCGCCGCCATTAAAGAGTCTGCTGCTCTTGAACTTAaggtcatctctctctctctctctccctcttctctcCCCATCGGCTATAGATATATTCTCAATTCAAGCCTACCATTGTCCAGTACTATTTCTGGGTTTGAGTTTGTTTacgatgaaatttttattattcTTTTTCTCTATTCGAAGGAACACAGCAATTCATCATTATAGGTTAATAGATAGTCATGCTTAGAAGTTCAACATCCGGAGGATTAAAAAATTGGTCCTGTTGGTCTTTGCTTTGCTTTATGTAATCAATTTGATctgaaagctttttttttttttttttttttttgctttatcAAAATTTAAAGCAAAATTGCTATAGGGCCAATGCTTGTACTGGTTGGACGTGTAGTAATAATTTGAGTGACTGCCACAAGTAGAATGCTTTTACATTCTTTGCACCGTTTATATTTTGGTATTTTGGGGGGTATCCTGTTACACATCAGACCTGCACACCTTTGAAACTCAAGATAACCAGAGAAGAAATAGATTggatgagaaaagaaatagaaccaGCTAACATCTTTCAACTGCTCAACTATCACAGGCCACCCTGACTATTTTATTCCTTCCACATACAATTACAGCCCTGATTCTCCTTACTAGTATTCATTACATATCCTTAATGGGTAATCTGGAAATGTTTGTTATTTGGCTGAGAATTCACCTTGGATCATGTTTTGGAATAATTGAAATTACCCATCATTTTTAATTTACTTGTTTTTTCTTCAAGTCATTGTGCCTTTCATGATTTTCCTGTCTATCTTACAGGAGCAAGGTAATAAGTATGTCAAGATGGGTAAAAAGCATTATTCTGATGCTATTGATTGTTACACAAGGGCAATAAATCAGAAAGTTTTAAGTGATTCTGAAAATTCGATTATTTATTCAAATAGAGCGCATGTGAATCTATTGCTAGGCAATTATAGACGTGGTCTTACAGATGCTGAGGAGGCAATTAAACTGTGTGCAACTAATATCAAGGTAGTTATTTCTTTCCTCATGTTCTTAGCCACGCTTAATTTGTAAATTAAAGTCTTATGATCTTTTGTTCTATTGTGTGTCTGTTGGTTCAAAAAGGCACTATATCGAGCTTCCAAAGCATCTTTGTCCTTGAATATGTTGGATGAGGCAAAATCTTATTGTGAAAATGGACTAAAGCAAGATCCAAATAATGAAGAACTTAAAAAACTTGCTAAGCAGATAAATTCATTGAAGATGGAACATGATAAGCATGAAGCTGAAGTTTCCAAGGCTGTATCAGATGCTAAGGTTTGATACTTGTAGTTTGGAAACAAATGTCTATTTATATTGATGTAGAGATTCACATCTTTTGCTTTGATGAAACTGTCAGGACCTTCTTTCTGCAATTGAAGCTAGAGGCTTGAAGATTGGGAAGGCTATCTTTCAAGAGCTTATTGGATTAAGGAAACCGgtaatcaataaaaataaaattattcactGGCCAGTTCTTCTTCTATATGCGGAGGTTATGTCCAGTGACTTTATTGAAGACTTCTGTGAAACGGACATGTTTTCAACTCATCTTGACATGATATCCTTTTTTCCCCCCAATGTGATTATTTTAGCTCTTAAATCCTGTTTGTTAATTAATTCGACATTTGACGTGCTGTGGCCATAATTCATTGCTTGTATGATGTCCTTAACTTTCTTACATGTTTTCAGAAGGCTGTCCACCATTACCGTGGGATACAGAAAACAATTATACTCGTGAAGCTGTTGAACTCTACTATGAGGTAAGCTTTGATATATTTTCCTTATTTGGTTGGCTTTTGTTTCTAAATATGTAATCTATAAAATTTAGAAAAGAGCACTCTGAACTCTGAAGGGTATATTGTGTCAACATTAATGCAAACAAGTTCCCTTGATTTCTCGGTAAGTTACCCAAAAGTGTAGTCAAGTTACCTAGAATATTGTTAATTTACCTTCCTGTTTGGTAAGTTACTACAATACCTATTGTGTTGTCATTGCCAAGCAGCAGTTTGTACCATTATCTCTTTCATATTTCCTCTTCATTTCTAACTCCCTTGTTCTTGATTAATCAGGCTGGTTCTACAATATGTCTATCCAAGTCGAAAATTCTTCATTGTTTACTAGAAGGGACTGCAGGTGCTAATGCAGCAAGTGTTGGAGAAGAGAAGGAAGCATTTGAGGATTCTACTGATGGCAACTCTACTGGTAGTATGTTTTCTAATATCCTCCATGTCAAGCAACTTTTatcactttttttttaaattttaaattatctttTTTATCACTTATACTCTGGCAATCCATGTTGGAGAGTGAAATGCATcttgttcttttcttttcttttcttttctttttccccaAGTCATAGCCATTTATTTTGCTGCTGGCCTTTGCTTCTGAAGTTCTACTCTGCCTCTATACATAAGATTTGGGACAGctgtttatatttttattctctctcactctctccctctctttgtTATGATTTTATAGTTACTAATTAGTTTTGGTATGCTATGAGCTAATCACTTCTGGTAAGCAAAAAAATTGAGATCTTGGGCGTGCTAACAGAATGTATTACATGCTTATTAACCTGAACTTCCTGTATTTATATTCTTAGGCACAGGCTCTTCAAAATGGGTAAAAGTAAATGAAAAGAGAACACTTCATGAAGTTCTGAAGGAACGCGACTTTGTTATCCCAGGAATTCCAGGTCTGCATTCAGTTCCTTGGTAAAGTTTTTATGCAGGTGTAAGATTCTTTTATATGCCTTATTGGAAAATTCTTTTATATGCCTtattggttgtttttcttttacaAATTGGCACATATGCAGTTTTTTATGTCGTTTCTAAAACCTCCAACTTCTATAAAAAGTTCAAAGCTGGTAAATGGGCTCTTCCACCATGAGAAGGTTGTGTTCAATAGCGTAAGTAGTGCAGCTTGGTTCTCTTCCAGGCAAGCTTTCTTGACAGCACCTGAATACATAGAAACCAAATGTTAAGTACCTGAAGCACCCGTGTGCATCTGTTGGGAAGGAAAAGCAAATTTATTAAAgcaactttttttctttttaattttttattatgatCCACTGTTTTTGTGTtacaaaaaaaaggaaaattctaTATTTTTTGGGTTTATGTAGTTGATTCAGTTTCCTTCTCTATTGTTTATATGAAGAGAGTTTAAAGAGTAGTATTATCACATGTTAGCACTTTGTACCGTAAATTCAATGTTAtatactcaactcaattcaactaagcctttatcccaaaaatttggagttggctatatggattctctctctccactctaaacgattttgagttaaattcttggaaatgtgtaatgcttctaggtcatgttgtactactctcctccaagtcagtttaggtataccccttcctttttttctttctatcctctaacctaatctgctctacttgtctaattggaatCTCCGTATGTCTGcgtttcacatgaccaaatcacctcaatctcccttttctcgatttatcctcaattggcaccactcctacctttctctaatactctcattacggactttatctagtttagtatggccactcatctaccttaacattctcatctccgcaacttttATTTTAGACATATATGACTTTTTCAATACCCAACACACTACCGTATAACATGgccagtcgtatggctgtatggtaaaattttcctttcaacttattgggaatcttgcgatcacataaaactcccatggcatgTTTAtacttcaaccatctggctttaatcctatgactaacatcctcttcACATCCCCAATCTACTTGAATGATTgagtcgagatatttaaagtgattactttgggacagtactacTCCATCTAAACTAACTATTTCCCTATCAATTTGCAatg
This sequence is a window from Hevea brasiliensis isolate MT/VB/25A 57/8 chromosome 10, ASM3005281v1, whole genome shotgun sequence. Protein-coding genes within it:
- the LOC131169743 gene encoding uncharacterized protein LOC131169743 isoform X3, whose translation is MALWLETGSEPKTESEIADLQAIAAIKESAALELKEQGNKYVKMGKKHYSDAIDCYTRAINQKVLSDSENSIIYSNRAHVNLLLGNYRRGLTDAEEAIKLCATNIKALYRASKASLSLNMLDEAKSYCENGLKQDPNNEELKKLAKQINSLKMEHDKHEAEVSKAVSDAKDLLSAIEARGLKIGKAIFQELIGLRKPVINKNKIIHWPVLLLYAEVMSSDFIEDFCETDMFSTHLDMMFSEGCPPLPWDTENNYTREAVELYYEAGSTICLSKSKILHCLLEGTAGANAASVGEEKEAFEDSTDGNSTGSTGSSKWVKVNEKRTLHEVLKERDFVIPGIPGLHSVPCFLCRF
- the LOC131169743 gene encoding uncharacterized protein LOC131169743 isoform X2, which gives rise to MALWLETGSEPKTESEIADLQAIAAIKESAALELKEQGNKYVKMGKKHYSDAIDCYTRAINQKVLSDSENSIIYSNRAHVNLLLGNYRRGLTDAEEAIKLCATNIKALYRASKASLSLNMLDEAKSYCENGLKQDPNNEELKKLAKQINSLKMEHDKHEAEVSKAVSDAKDLLSAIEARGLKIGKAIFQELIGLRKPVINKNKIIHWPVLLLYAEVMSSDFIEDFCETDMFSTHLDMMFSEGCPPLPWDTENNYTREAVELYYEAGSTICLSKSKILHCLLEGTAGANAASVGEEKEAFEDSTDGNSTGTGSSKWVKVNEKRTLHEVLKERDFVIPGIPVFYVVSKTSNFYKKFKAGKWALPP
- the LOC131169743 gene encoding uncharacterized protein LOC131169743 isoform X4, which produces MALWLETGSEPKTESEIADLQAIAAIKESAALELKEQGNKYVKMGKKHYSDAIDCYTRAINQKVLSDSENSIIYSNRAHVNLLLGNYRRGLTDAEEAIKLCATNIKALYRASKASLSLNMLDEAKSYCENGLKQDPNNEELKKLAKQINSLKMEHDKHEAEVSKAVSDAKDLLSAIEARGLKIGKAIFQELIGLRKPVINKNKIIHWPVLLLYAEVMSSDFIEDFCETDMFSTHLDMMFSEGCPPLPWDTENNYTREAVELYYEAGSTICLSKSKILHCLLEGTAGANAASVGEEKEAFEDSTDGNSTGTGSSKWVKVNEKRTLHEVLKERDFVIPGIPGLHSVPCFLCRF
- the LOC131169743 gene encoding uncharacterized protein LOC131169743 isoform X1; the protein is MALWLETGSEPKTESEIADLQAIAAIKESAALELKEQGNKYVKMGKKHYSDAIDCYTRAINQKVLSDSENSIIYSNRAHVNLLLGNYRRGLTDAEEAIKLCATNIKALYRASKASLSLNMLDEAKSYCENGLKQDPNNEELKKLAKQINSLKMEHDKHEAEVSKAVSDAKDLLSAIEARGLKIGKAIFQELIGLRKPVINKNKIIHWPVLLLYAEVMSSDFIEDFCETDMFSTHLDMMFSEGCPPLPWDTENNYTREAVELYYEAGSTICLSKSKILHCLLEGTAGANAASVGEEKEAFEDSTDGNSTGSTGSSKWVKVNEKRTLHEVLKERDFVIPGIPVFYVVSKTSNFYKKFKAGKWALPP